A portion of the Acidihalobacter yilgarnensis genome contains these proteins:
- the mrdA gene encoding penicillin-binding protein 2, with the protein MKRRDPLADPASQKRLFNYRTLVTALAVILLFMAAIARLVQLQIFDHKDYAQAARENRVRVQPIPPPRGLIYSRSGQLLAENVPSYTLAVIPDETHDLASTLKALAKIVTLSPEDLRSFKALRSITPGYREIPLATHLSQATVARFAVNRYRFPGVEIQSRLRRYYPYTALTADTIGYVGRISETDLKHVDPSDYAGTVYFGKSGLELTDQSRLHGHPGYKVMEVDADGQPVGALKRQLPTPGADLILTLDIGLQRVAQQAMKGKRGAVVVMNPRSGAILAAVSNPAYNPNWFVDGISSRRYQELVGSPGNPLWNRAFAASYAPGSMIKPFIALAGLNARIIKPQTEVFSGPYYIIPGDKTRHKFWDWTPYGHGWTNLTKAIAQSVDTYFYPLAYQLGIRRIDDMLSRFGFGQRPPLGMPGVAAGVLPSPAWKRRTQGHPWYPGDTVLMGIGQGYLQVTPLQLATAVSEIAMRGHASRPHLLRAIRNPVDGRIEALPSQPLPAITLKHEAYWGDVIAGMQAVIDSPAGTAYQEFHGFPLPVAGKTGTAQVYANPKNPFLKRLHIPYRLRDNALFEAFTPVKHPELVVVVIVEHAGDRLGPASGVTRKIMNYWLAHRQAIEHPVAPLSLQPFKRAATH; encoded by the coding sequence GTGAAGCGACGGGACCCACTCGCAGACCCGGCCAGTCAGAAGCGACTGTTCAACTACCGCACTCTCGTCACGGCACTCGCCGTCATCCTCCTATTCATGGCGGCAATCGCAAGATTGGTGCAATTACAGATATTCGATCACAAGGATTACGCGCAGGCCGCTCGCGAAAACCGTGTCCGGGTACAACCGATTCCGCCGCCCCGTGGCCTGATCTACAGCCGCAGCGGGCAATTGCTGGCCGAGAACGTACCCAGTTATACCCTGGCTGTGATCCCCGATGAGACGCATGACCTAGCCTCCACATTGAAGGCGCTGGCCAAGATCGTCACGCTGTCACCCGAAGATTTGCGCAGTTTCAAGGCGTTGCGTTCGATCACCCCTGGCTACCGAGAGATCCCTCTGGCGACCCATCTCAGTCAGGCAACGGTGGCCCGCTTCGCCGTCAACCGCTATCGTTTCCCCGGTGTGGAAATCCAATCGCGCCTACGGCGTTACTATCCATATACCGCCCTGACCGCAGACACGATTGGCTATGTAGGCCGTATCAGCGAAACAGACCTCAAGCATGTCGATCCCAGCGATTACGCGGGGACGGTGTACTTCGGCAAGAGTGGCCTGGAACTCACCGATCAATCGCGATTGCACGGACATCCGGGCTATAAAGTCATGGAGGTCGATGCCGACGGCCAGCCGGTAGGGGCGCTTAAGCGTCAATTACCGACTCCCGGTGCCGATTTGATCCTGACCCTGGACATAGGGCTGCAGCGGGTTGCACAGCAGGCCATGAAGGGCAAGCGTGGCGCAGTGGTGGTCATGAACCCCCGCAGCGGCGCGATTCTGGCCGCCGTCTCCAACCCCGCCTACAACCCGAACTGGTTCGTCGATGGCATCTCCAGTCGACGGTACCAGGAACTGGTGGGCAGTCCCGGCAACCCACTCTGGAACCGCGCCTTTGCCGCCAGCTATGCGCCCGGATCGATGATCAAACCATTCATCGCATTGGCCGGCTTGAACGCGCGGATCATCAAGCCCCAGACCGAGGTGTTTTCCGGCCCCTACTACATCATCCCCGGCGACAAGACTCGCCACAAATTCTGGGATTGGACGCCTTACGGGCATGGCTGGACCAACCTCACGAAGGCGATTGCCCAGTCGGTAGATACCTATTTTTATCCACTAGCCTACCAGCTAGGGATCCGACGCATCGACGACATGCTATCCCGCTTCGGCTTCGGCCAACGGCCACCGTTGGGCATGCCCGGCGTAGCCGCCGGCGTACTGCCATCACCCGCCTGGAAGCGGCGCACCCAGGGGCATCCCTGGTATCCAGGCGATACGGTTCTGATGGGTATTGGCCAAGGCTATCTCCAGGTAACACCACTGCAACTGGCCACCGCCGTGTCCGAAATTGCCATGCGTGGGCATGCCAGCCGACCGCACCTGCTGCGCGCGATACGCAATCCCGTCGATGGCCGGATCGAAGCTCTCCCCTCCCAACCGCTACCTGCCATCACACTCAAACACGAGGCCTACTGGGGCGACGTGATCGCCGGCATGCAGGCAGTGATCGATTCACCGGCCGGCACCGCCTACCAGGAATTTCATGGATTCCCGTTGCCGGTTGCCGGCAAGACGGGCACCGCACAGGTCTATGCCAATCCCAAAAACCCCTTCCTGAAACGGCTTCATATTCCCTATCGTCTGCGCGACAACGCCTTGTTCGAGGCATTCACGCCCGTAAAGCACCCCGAACTCGTCGTGGTTGTCATTGTGGAACATGCCGGCGATCGGCTCGGGCCCGCATCAGGCGTGACGCGCAAGATCATGAATTACTGGCTGGCGCACCGACAAGCGATCGAGCACCCAGTTGCCCCGTTAAGCCTGCAACCCTTC